Sequence from the Cucurbita pepo subsp. pepo cultivar mu-cu-16 chromosome LG02, ASM280686v2, whole genome shotgun sequence genome:
AAACTGAATGGACATTGCACCTGGAGAAAACAGAGTCACACTACCACGAAAATACTTCTTTTGTTGAAGACGGGAAGAGAGACATGGAAGAAGTTCTTCAAAATTGGTATGATCCTAACTCAGCTAACTAATTTCACCTGCGAATACCTTTTTTTGGTTGGCCCCTCCAGTTAACAGGGTATTATATAAACCTGTTTAGCTTGAACAAGGCAAAAATGGGTGCACAACAATGGAGAACTGCTCAGGAATCCTTGCTCAGTTTAGAAAACAACAGTGTTGCTTCTGTGGATTCCATTTTTCGGTACACACTTCTCTTTtgatataaagaaataaatgttaTAATCTGTTCACGATCAGTCATTACATTCTTATTTCCATCAGGGATGGAATGGAATCCAATCAAGCGCTACTTGCTCGGTTTTCTTCGGCTGCATCCGCTGCTCTTGAAGATGTTGATAATGCAAACAAGAATCTCCTCTCATCTGTTGATCGTTAGTATCCTGCATTCTTCATTGCATAATAACATCTAAAAGAAACATATAAACATATGAATTTTGTGGTTTGTGCAGATTCGTTAGAACTCGACAACGAAGCGTGTGGAAATCTCAATTCAATGATTAATCCTTGTTGTGAGGAGTTAAGAGATTTGAAAGGTGGCCATTACCACAAGATAGTAGAAATCACTGATCATGCAGGAACATGTCTGCTGACAGAATACACGGTAGATAGATAAACGCATCATATATTCATTAATAGTAATTTAAGTTAGTTACTAAAATCATATTGACTGATGATTCCTCTGCCATTTTAATTACTCAACAGGTTGATGAACCATCTTGTTCGACACCAAGAAAGCGATCATTCAACTTGCCAAGCATGACATCCATTGAAGAACTTAGAACGCCAGCTTTCGATGAGCTTCTGAAGTCATTTTGGGATTTGAAATATTCAAAGCAATCAAATGGAGATGTAAAACATTTAGCAGGAGCACATGAAGCAGCACAATCAGTAAGAGATTCTAGAGTTCCTCTAACTGCAATAAATTAAGCAGAGTTTCAGTTTAAAACAACATACATAATAGAGAAGAGACTGAATTTGGATGTAAATATAAAGGCTCATATATGTTTTTTCAGGGCATTCgttgattttttctttgcttcttttcatttttagaagaaaatgaaagagttATACCTTTTGGAGGCAGGTTTTCTGCCAATATAATCACTACTATTTTCACATCCTCGATGAATCCATTATTATTTCCACTTGAATTAGCTTAGCTTAGTTGATTGTTGTCCTTGTTCGTGTTCGGTTTGAATTTAGTAAGGATGAGATCCTTTTATTGGTGAGTTTTTGTTATTGTGTGAGGTTGCTTGAGCTTGAAAAGATGGCAAACACTGAATCTGATGTTTCTTTGTGCACAAGTCTTGGAGCTTCATCTGGATATGATATCTGAAAACTTGTTGATCTAACGCTACTGCTGGTGATTGTTgttttgtccactttgaatgGTCCAAATTTCAAGATATGCTTCTCTTAAATtctcttttgcttttgctttgttttcctttccttttttggaTGGTGTACCCCTCTTGCTTGCCTTAATGTGAAGGCTCGCTTAagggaggagaagaaaaacacTTTCTATGAGAGATGCCTTGTGGATCAAGGAATccacatttaattttatttaaagaatgaaACGTTACAAAAGTCTGAACTAAAAATAGCAAAAACTAAAATGAGCACAAATTAATAGGATAACATAATTATAGGCATTAATGTAGCCATTATaccatatatttaaattatttaaactcCATGATTTAATAAGCAATGCGATAGAGACTTTATAGGTGAGACAAGAACGGCCTTCCTTTTTATGGGGGAGTTCTTTGCATGATGATATAATTCTAATATAGGGAGTTCTTTGCATGATGATATGAATAGCCTTCCTTCTGATGGGGAGTTCTTCTCGACATACAGGACCTGTATTCTTATGGTGGTGAATGGTCAGAGGATCTGAGGGCAAGTATTAAAACGAAATAATCTTCGTATAAGATTGATTGAGAAAGGATATGTCGAACTGCACGAAGAGGGGGAGCTTAGTAGGCAACACTTGAAGGAATCGGTTTTCACTATTCACATTCATATTGACAACAGTGtatcaaacaaatataatCCGATCGTGTATAAATGAAGCTAGTTATCTTCGTTTCAGGACCTTTGCTTTTCACGCACACGATGGTCTCATTGTATTTCTTGTGATACAAAAAGTTACTTTTGTGTgatataagaaattttttttatttggaatattttgaTTAGGCGGtgcaatttaatttcttttgttattttgatttcaattGTATCtgcacatattttttttttctattttttctttctatttttgggttgcTAACTCAATGGTAGAGTACTCAGACTTTTCACAACTAACTGTCTATTCTCAATGGTAGAGTACTCAGACTGTCTATTCTCCCTTCATGTCTGgatttagatttgttattaattttattcatgTTGTTATATACAACTAACTGGCTggatttgttattaattttattcatattattatattcttaataattttaatcgATTGAtcacaaattaattattatattaggttattagattcaaataaataaaaatattaattattatattagattattagattcaaataaataaaaattttataaatttggttggCTTATGAATTTCCTTCCAACTAAATTGGGTAATCAAACcaaccaaatttattattaatttggaaATAATATACTATAATTGTATACAAGATAActcctaaaattaattttaaactatttaaaaaataatttttttaaaattgagtttgtaaattttaattaaaggtTTAAACcgttaaaaatttaaataaatgatggGATAAATGGAGAGGTGGAAcccaattttatattttatattttatattttatattttatattttatattttatattttatattttatattttatattttataagagtggattgtgttgaaaattttaggacCCAAACAAAGGGGCGAAATGTACGGAAAGATTGTACTtccacaaaaagaaattataataggTTTCTATATATAAGAGAGGCAACGAAATAAACGAACTTTCAATCACCACTTCTTCCCTCTCTTCATTCCCAATCATCCatctaagaacaaaaaaaaaaaaaaaaaaaacacaaacaaggAAGGATCCAAACCCAAGAACATGAACAACATGAACAAcatgaacaacaacaacaacatgaACAACAACGAGATGGGTGAGGACCCAACGAGATGGATTCTGGATCCTGTGGAAACTGATGCAATGGTGGAAGTGGGCATGATCGAGAGCGgtgaaagaaatggaaactTCAAAAGGACAGAAGAAGACGGCATTTCCAGGCCTGCTATTAGGCTTGGGAGAAGGAAATCCAAAGCCGAAAGAGGGCTTAAGAGCTTGAGGTTTCTAGATCGCTCTGTCACTGGCAAGGAAGCTGATGCTTGGAGGGCAATTGAGGGCCGATTCCACCAACATGCTATTAACGACAGGCTTTTCAGAGACAAATTTGGAGCCTGCATTGGTATCATCTTCAtaccatttcttttcttaattgcCTTCGTACCATGACTCTGTATTTGCAGGAATGGGCGGAGATTCAAAGGACTTTGCAGGCGAATTGTTCGACGCATTGGTGAGGAGAAGAAAACTCTGTCCTCAAAATGGCATTACAATTGAAGAATTACAGGGCTTTTGGGAAGACATAACCAGCCAAGATATGGATTTTCGCCTACAAATATTCTTTGAAATGTAACCCAACCAGTTCTTGATTCTGTTCTTGTTGCCAAGCTCTTTCCATCGTTAAATTTTGAGATAGTTCTTCAGGTGTGACAAAAATGGTGATGGGAAGCTTTCAGAGGGGGAAGTAAAGGAGGTGATCATTTTGAGTGCCTCAGCCAACAAGCTAGGAAATCTCAAAAAGCAAGCAGCTTACTATGCATCTATGATCATGGAGGAGCTTGATCCTGACCATCTTGGATACATAGAGGTAAaaggcttcttcttcttcttcttcttcttcttcttcttcttcttcttcttcaaacttACAATAATCATACCCTTTTCATATCATCCTCTGTATTTTCAGCTCTCACAACTTGAAACTCTATTAAGAGAAGTTATGGTGTTTGATCAAGACAACACCAAGAACATAGCGAAGAAAACTACCACTCTTACAAGAGCCATGATTCCTAGACAATACAGAACTCCGGTGAGTCGAGCGATGTCGAGAACGACCGAGTTCATCCACGACAATTGGAAGAGGATATGGGTAATTGTATTATGGTTATCGATAAACGTCGCGTTATTCGTTTGGAAGTTTAATCAATACCAGCAAACAAAGGCATTCAAAATCATGGGGTATTGTCTTTGTGTTGCAAAGGGTGGAGCTGAGACACTCAAGTTCAATATggctttaattttattgccAGTTTGTAGGAGTACACTCACAACACTTAGGTCCACATCACTAAGCAAAATCTTCCCTTTTGATGACAATATAAACTTCCACAAGACAATTGCATTTGGCATAGTGATTGGGACTTTTCTTCATGTGTTCATGCACATATCCTGTGATTTTCCAAGGCTAATTTCATGCCCAAGAGCTGAATTTATGAAACATGTTGGGCCTAATTTCAACTTTCATCAGCCTAGTTATAGAGATTTGGTGAGAAGCACACCTGGGGTTACTGGGATTTTGATATTGATTATAATGATCTTTTCATACATTTTGGCCACCCACAAATTCAGAAGGAATGTTATTAAATTGCCTTGGCCTTTCCACCATTTGGCTGGCTTCAATGCCTTTTGGTATTCTCATCATTTGCTTGCTGTGGCCTATATCCTCTGCATAATCCATGGCTACTACCTGTTCTTAGCCCGGGAATGGTACAAGAAGACGGTAAGTATTACTTGTAATGTCCACCACTACCATATATTGTTCTAAACTTTTATCGTAATGCTTGTAGACATGGATGTATTTAGTATTCCCAATGTCTCTGTATGCGAGCGAGAGACTTCTAGCATCAGTGAATGAGCTGAAGCATAACGTCGATGTTATTAAGGTAAATCTTTGTCTCTCTGTCTGTCTCTCTGTCTGTGTATGTGAATATATCCATGTGAAAATGAAGCTTATGATGGGGTTTTCAAATGTTCCAGGCAGTGATATATACAGGGAATGTTCTTGCCATTTACATGACCAAACCCCAAGTATTTAGATATAAAAGTGGGATGTATTTCTTTGTCAAGTGTCCAGATATATCAAGTTTTGAGTGGTAATAATCTAATCTTTACTATACATATATGCAACTTGCAGCTTTGATTTGGCTAAGAAATTCAAGCTTTAGGCTCTCTCATTTGTTTCAGGCATCCCTTCACTATCACTTCTGCACCAGGAGATGATTACTTAAGTTGCCATATTAGAACACTTGGAGACTGGACTGCTGAGCTTCATAACAGGTTTGCACAGGTGATTTGCTCCTTATAAACTGTAGAATCCTATGATATAGGAACAACAGCTtgtcgttttaaaaacaaacttACAAGATCTGGTAACattcaagcctaccgctagcagatattgtcctctttgggatacctctcaaggtttttaaaacacgtctgctaggaagaggttttcatacccttataaagaatagtTCGTTCCCGCCtctcaactgatgtgggatctcacaatccgcccccctttggagcccaacgtccttgctagcactcattcctctctctcattgatgtgggatctcacaatccaccctctttggggccagcgtccttgctagtgCACCGCCCAATGTTTGGCTCTGTTACCATATGTAATAACCCAAGCCAACCGTTAGctaatattgttttctttgggctttctctcaagtttttaaaacgcatttgttaaggagaggttcccacacccttataaggaatgttttgttcccctctccaaccgatgtgtgatctcacaatccaccccctttcagggcttAGCGTCCCCGCTGGCACtccttctctccaatcgatgtgagatctcacaatccaccccgtttcagggcccagcattcttgctgacacaccacccagtgtctggatttgataccatttgtaacaacacaagcccaccgctagcaaatattgttctctttgggcttttcctttccgggttctcctcaaggtttttaaaacacgtatgctagggagaggtgtccacacccttataaataatgttttgttcccctcttgaaccgatgtggaatgtcacaatccacccctccttggggcctagcatcctcattgacactcattcctttcttcagtcgatgtgggatctcacaatccacccctttcagggcccagcatccttgccggtagctctaataccatttgtaacatgtcctttttgaacttttccttccgagcttcccttcaagtttttaaaacgcgtttgtcagataaaggtttctacactcttataaaaaaaaaaaatgtttcattccattcaccaactgatatgggatctcacccTGTGAATCACCTCTGGGAGTGGTTAGCAGATAGCAGAGAATCCCATTATCCAACCCCACTTTacaaaagaacacaaaacCCACTTCACAAAACCCTCCACAAACTACAAAACTGTGTTATTCAACCTCACTAAACAAGAAAATGGCAGGTCTGCGAGCTTGAGAACACAAGAGCAAGAAAGGGAAATCTCGTTAGATTGGAAACAAAAGCATATGATGACAACGGCTATTCACAACAAAGGTAAGCATAGTTGATACCCATTACTCATCATTCATACTCACCCTTACTTCAACCCATCAACCATTTCAATCTCCAGATACCCAAGAATTCTAATCAAAGGCCCATATGGAGCTCCAGCACAAGATTACAAAAAATACGACATCCTCTTACTTATTGGCCTTGGCATTGGCGCAACTCCAATGATCAGCATTATAAAAGATGTTCTAAATTCCATGAAGCCAAATCACAATTACGATGTGAGTTTAACAACACCATAAGCCTTCCAAACCACTTGTATTCATATctataaaacattaaatatagAGCCCAAATCATTCATGTTTTGTAGGAACCAGTACACGAACTCTCTTTAGGCAGCGGTAGGTGCGGGCCTGAAAGAACATATTTCTATTGGATAACAAGGGAACAAGGCTCATTCGAGTGGTTCAAAGGCGTTATGGATGATATCTCTGAGTATGATCGTAATGTGAGTTGGAAAGctttgttgttcttgattcATTATTAAGTTCATATAATTTGTTGAACTGAATGAGATTGTTTGATGGAATTTTGCAGCAAGTAATAGAAATGCATAATTACTTGACAAGTGTTTATGAGGAAGGAGATGTGAGGTCTGCGCTTATAACCATGGTGCAAAAGCTTCAACATGCTAGGAATGGAGTTGATGTTCTCTCCGAAAGTCGGGTATTACTATCTTCGTCCCCTAAAGCTATTCTTTCAAAAGTCGGGttgatattttgaaataaagtatttgttaggaatcacgactctccacaatgatatgatggtatgatattgtccactttgagcataagctgggctccccaaaaggcctcatgccaatggagatgtattcatttacttataaactcaggaTCATTACCTAAATTAGCccatgtgggactcactcccaataatcttcaacaatcctcccttcgaacaaagtacaccataagcctcccctgaggcttatggagctctcgaacaaagtacaccctttgttcgacactttagtcacttttttactacactttcgaggctcacaatctttgttcgatatttgaggattctattgtcatggCTAACTTTAGAGCATGGCTCTGGTACCAAATGCACaatctttgttcgatatttaaggattctattgtcatggttaactttagggcatgactctgataccaaatgttagtaagagagagagagagagttgtcatggctaagtttagagcatgacTATGATACAAAATATTAGGAACGGAGAGAGAAAACTGGAAAGATGACAATGTTattgaagaatgaaattggGTTGGGTATTATATAGAGTTACAAGACATATcgaaaacaaatcaaatctaaatcaAACCTAACATTATTAATCGTTCTCCTCCAATTCTAAGtatattatttaaagtttataaattacATATTTGATGTAACATGAACAGATAAGGACGCATTTTGCTAGACCAAACTGGAGGAAGGTGTTCATGGAGATGGCAAGTAACCACATGGCTTCGCGTATAGGTAATAAGAAGTTACCGTttctaaagttttaaaacatttggaTCTAGAAATGATTTAATAGCATCGTAGTCTGGATTTGCAGGTGTGTTTTATTGTGGAAGTGCTACACTGACCCAAACGTTGAAGCAACTATGCCAAGAATTTAGTTTAAGTTCGACGACTCGGTTTCACTTTCACAAGGAGAACTTCTAGAGCTATTCATTGAATACATCATATGTTGTGTacataaaaagaaacagaaaatacaAACACTTTTGAGTTTAGCTCATATTCAAGGTAGGGATTCAATTGCCTGTCTTCCATTTCttgtctcaatttttttaattgcttccatacaattttgtttttttaattttaacgtGTAACCACTTATACCCATAATTCGGATCAAGATTTAGAATCTAAATTCGGTATCTCTTGGACCCGACATTCTCCTATGACATGGTCACGtgacttattctttgtttctaagagtgaagactatctccACGTACCAATATGAAACCTTCTAACTTCGTATATTCAATGTTGTCTGATTTAGATGTGAGATTGGTTTATTCATGTACATTTTTGTTACTCGGACGTTAAATTACATTTCACGAGATGGGTTAGCATATGATATACACTTTACTCTAAAAACGCCAATAAAATGACAAACCATAATAGATTTGATTGCGAAATTGACCTTATCAAAGGTAAAGGTTGACCTCAAGAACACGGAGGCTAGCCACGAGAAGGTCGAGACTGGTAATCACCCATACGAGGTCAAAACATNtttttttttttttttttttttttttttttttcatggaaaacattattcttatttatttattttttataaaaaaaaaatataaattaaatatttaaaggcaaactaaaataaaatgttattttatgttttttatttacccAAATGGAATTGTGCAATCAATATTCGGGTGAAGATCCATTGTAAGTAGCCCTATCGGCCCGCCTCGCTCGATAATCTGTCCCAAAAATTTCCTCTATCCGGCGAAATTTAGTGGCGAAGCTTATGTTACCATGATTTCCATTCTTGCTCAGGTAACCAAGCATCCATGCTCCGATGGACTTCCAGAGCTGATTCGATTTCCTTGCCATTTATTGGGTGCAATTtgatctcattttcttctcctttttggTGGAAATCTGGATCCAATTGCAGGAGCGACTTCTTGGTGCTGCACTGGGCAGCGTATTCGTCGGGGTTGTTGTTTTTGAGCAGCGGAAAAGCATATACAGATCCATTTCGGAAAATTATCCGCCAGCCACCCAATCTCCGGTATGTTTAAAATTTCCCTTTCTGTTACCCTAATGATTAACTTTTTATGGCTTGTGTTTGACCATTGTGAAAATGTAatgaaattatcaaatgtatatgtgtgaatatttgaatgattGGGAATAAGGGGAGAGCGTagtgaaattatcaaaattttcaataatgtcATTCAGGTTAAATCATCTGTNgatttttttttttttttttttttttttttacatttttgacATTGATCTTAATCTAAACATGGCTTGATgtgtataatttttatgtttttctttatatcaataaatttatggtaagttatatttcttttaatataaagcTGAAATATACATTATTTGAATACTgtaaaatcaatttttctaCACACGAGTTTAATTCatcatagaaaaatataaagttttgtATAAGAATGTGTTCTTTACTTCATTTGTGAAGGATTAGATTGTAACAGACCAATGGAGGACCATGGGTATCAAGAAAATTCGTTATTTGCTGTCATTTTAGATGTCTAGGCATGCTGCATTTTGATGGTAGAAATCTGAGTGGCTACTCTTTGGA
This genomic interval carries:
- the LOC111786812 gene encoding putative respiratory burst oxidase homolog protein H, which gives rise to MNNMNNMNNNNNMNNNEMGEDPTRWILDPVETDAMVEVGMIESGERNGNFKRTEEDGISRPAIRLGRRKSKAERGLKSLRFLDRSVTGKEADAWRAIEGRFHQHAINDRLFRDKFGACIGMGGDSKDFAGELFDALVRRRKLCPQNGITIEELQGFWEDITSQDMDFRLQIFFEMCDKNGDGKLSEGEVKEVIILSASANKLGNLKKQAAYYASMIMEELDPDHLGYIELSQLETLLREVMVFDQDNTKNIAKKTTTLTRAMIPRQYRTPVSRAMSRTTEFIHDNWKRIWVIVLWLSINVALFVWKFNQYQQTKAFKIMGYCLCVAKGGAETLKFNMALILLPVCRSTLTTLRSTSLSKIFPFDDNINFHKTIAFGIVIGTFLHVFMHISCDFPRLISCPRAEFMKHVGPNFNFHQPSYRDLVRSTPGVTGILILIIMIFSYILATHKFRRNVIKLPWPFHHLAGFNAFWYSHHLLAVAYILCIIHGYYLFLAREWYKKTTWMYLVFPMSLYASERLLASVNELKHNVDVIKAVIYTGNVLAIYMTKPQVFRYKSGMYFFVKCPDISSFEWHPFTITSAPGDDYLSCHIRTLGDWTAELHNRFAQVCELENTRARKGNLVRLETKAYDDNGYSQQRYPRILIKGPYGAPAQDYKKYDILLLIGLGIGATPMISIIKDVLNSMKPNHNYDEPVHELSLGSGRCGPERTYFYWITREQGSFEWFKGVMDDISEYDRNQVIEMHNYLTSVYEEGDVRSALITMVQKLQHARNGVDVLSESRIRTHFARPNWRKVFMEMASNHMASRIGVFYCGSATLTQTLKQLCQEFSLSSTTRFHFHKENF